One segment of Odontesthes bonariensis isolate fOdoBon6 chromosome 1, fOdoBon6.hap1, whole genome shotgun sequence DNA contains the following:
- the LOC142382880 gene encoding E3 SUMO-protein ligase ZBED1-like codes for MFAVIISYHLNTVHGAVLHGSRAPGQPTIKATLGRRACDERRAEGITESICSMIERDLMPINTVDGAGFQDLIAILEPGYNIPSRPSITSRLEARYEKRKSELKTTLATATAVALTTDCWTALTTESYITVTCHYNDENWQLKSAVLTTTNMSERHTADNLADNLNEVVETWGLSGRVTACVHDNARNIVNANNPTRVTWKSVACFAHTLNLAVNDGFAAAGVSRAIVAAGRLVKHFHHSTIATKALGEKQQQMSLPPHRLIQSCKTRWNSVCDMFERLVEQRWAVSAVLSDRSVTKLADARTLELRDDYWQLMEDMAPMLGTLKCATTVMSAESEVSISNTYPITFSLINNHLGAADGDSHKVAEFKERVRDSLGERMKIKSDDLDSSTPMVATMLDPRHKHLEFLPPATRISAHSKLLEMATAERDSVTATGAATAGDGNTIQTAAPQRHGATSAMSLLLGETYSNAHKGGVESEVEIYLKDPPALLESNPTCWWKVNEGRFPTLAKLAKRYLCTPGTSVPSERVFSAAGLTVNRLRTRLTPDHVNMLIFLNKNI; via the exons ATGTTCGCTGTTATCATTAGTTATCATTTGAACACCGTGCATGGAGCTGTCCTGCATGGCAGCCGTGCACCTGGTCAACCTACAATCAAAGCTACACTGGGAAGGCGAGCGTGTGATGAGAGAAGGGCGGAGGGCATTACAGAGAGCATATGCAGCATGATCGAGAGAGATTTGATGCCAATCAACACAGTTGACGGTGCAGGATTTCAGGATCTCATTGCGATCCTAGAGCCAGGCTACAATATCCCTTCGAGGCCATCAATAACCTCCCGCCTCGAGGCTCGCTACGAAAAAAGGAAGAGTGAGCTTAAAACAACGCTAGCTACTGCTACTGCTGTAGCTCTGACAACAGACTGTTGGACGGCTCTAACAACAGAAAGCTACATTACCGTGACGTGCCACTACAACGACGAGAACTGGCAGCTAAAATCGGCAGTCCTGACTACGACGAACATGTCAGAAAGACACACCGCTGACAATTTAGCTGACAACCTTAATGAGGTTGTGGAGACTTGGGGACTCTCCGGTCGCGTTACAGCGTGTGTTCACGACAACGCAAGAAACATTGTCAATGCAAACAACCCCACACGAGTCACTTGGAAATCGGTTGCATGTTTTGCACACACTCTAAATCTCGCAGTCAATGACggctttgctgctgctggggtAAGCAGAGCAATAGTGGCAGCGGGAAGGTTGGTGAAACATTTCCACCACAGCACAATCGCAACCAAAGCCCTGGGTGAAAAGCAACAGCAAATGTCGCTTCCACCGCATCGCCTCATTCAATCCTGTAAAACCAGGTGGAACTCAGTCTGCGACATGTTTGAGCGCCTAGTCGAACAGCGGTGGGCCGTGTCAGCCGTATTATCAGACCGTTCCGTGACCAAACTGGCAGATGCGAGGACTCTGGAGTTGAGAGACGACTACTGGCAGCTAATGGAAGATATGGCACCGATGTTGGGAACCCTGAAGTGTGCAACTACGGTGATGTCTGCCGAGTCGGAGGTGTCAATCTCAAACACTTACCCCATCACGTTCAGTCTAATCAACAACCACCTCGGCGCTGCAGACGGGGACAGCCACAAAGTCGCAGAGTTCAAGGAAAGAGTGCGAGATTCGCTGGGCGAGCGCATGAAG ATTAAGTCTGATGACCTCGACTCATCCACCCCTATGGTCGCAACTATGCTTGACCCTCGCCACAAACACCTGGAATTTCTACCTCCAGCTACCAGGATCTCAGCTCATTCCAAACTGCTTGAAATGGCTACAGCTGAACGCGACAGCGTCACAGCAACAGGTGCCGCCACCGCTGGAGACGGGAACACTATCCAGACAGCAGCGCCTCAGCGACATGGGGCTACATCTGCTATGAGTCTACTCCTGGGTGAAACCTATTCCAATGCCCACAAAGGTGGCGTGGAGAGCGAAGTGGAGATTTACTTAAAGGACCCTCCTGCACTTCTTGAGTCGAACCCCACATGCTGGTGGAAAGTGAATGAAGGGAGGTTTCCGACGCTGGCAAAACTAGCAAAACGGTATTTGTGTACGCCAGGCACATCAGTCCCATCTGAGCGTGTATTTTCAGCAGCTGGCCTCACTGTAAATAGACTGCGCACACGCCTTACCCCTGACCACGTTAACATGCTCATTTTCTTGAACAAAAATATATAG